The following proteins are co-located in the Hydrogenophaga sp. RAC07 genome:
- a CDS encoding ABC transporter ATP-binding protein: MTAETTATRTPGRPLLEVHDIHKRFGANEVLKGVSLQARAGDVISLIGSSGSGKSTLLRCINLLENPNTGRIVLDGEELQLKADKHGELRAVNAAQLQRLRTKLAMVFQHFNLWAHMTVLQNIIEAPVNVLGIPKDKAVETARRYLERVGLRGVEDRYPSHMSGGQQQRVAIARALAVEPDVMLFDEPTSALDPELVGEVLRVMKLLAEEGRTMVVVTHEMGFAREVSSHLIFLHKGCIEEQGVPAEVLARPKSERLAQFLSGNLK; the protein is encoded by the coding sequence ATGACTGCAGAAACCACCGCCACCCGAACGCCCGGCCGCCCCTTGCTGGAGGTGCACGACATCCACAAGCGCTTTGGCGCCAACGAAGTGCTCAAGGGTGTGTCGCTGCAGGCGCGCGCCGGCGACGTGATCAGCCTCATCGGCAGTTCCGGCTCGGGCAAGAGCACGCTGCTGCGCTGCATCAACCTGCTGGAGAACCCCAACACCGGTCGCATCGTCCTGGACGGCGAGGAGCTGCAGCTCAAGGCGGACAAACACGGCGAGTTGCGGGCGGTCAACGCCGCGCAACTGCAGCGCCTGCGCACCAAACTCGCCATGGTGTTCCAGCACTTCAACCTCTGGGCCCACATGACGGTGCTGCAGAACATCATCGAAGCGCCGGTGAATGTGTTGGGCATCCCGAAAGACAAGGCGGTGGAGACCGCGCGGCGCTATCTGGAGCGCGTGGGCCTGCGCGGTGTGGAAGACCGCTACCCCTCGCACATGAGTGGCGGTCAGCAGCAGCGTGTGGCCATCGCCCGCGCGTTGGCCGTGGAACCCGACGTGATGCTGTTCGACGAACCCACCAGCGCGCTCGACCCGGAACTGGTGGGCGAGGTGCTGCGCGTGATGAAGCTGCTGGCCGAAGAAGGCCGCACCATGGTGGTGGTCACGCACGAAATGGGCTTTGCGCGCGAGGTGTCATCGCACCTGATCTTCCTGCACAAGGGCTGCATCGAAGAACAAGGTGTGCCCGCCGAGGTGCTGGCCCGTCCCAAGAGCGAGCGCCTGGCCCAGTTCCTCTCAGGCAACCTGAAGTAA
- a CDS encoding M14 family metallopeptidase — translation MQRTEYPLLSPSLGSQKALVAFHFGTPGARPKVYIQASLHAEELPGMLVAHHLRQRLEAADAAGLLRGEVILVPAANPIGLSQRLDHRAMGRFEFDTAQNFNRHYPDMAEAVLADARSRLGPDAQANLATVRQLVGQWLTQWQPASELDSLRRQLLLLSHDADLVLDLHCDNDAVMHLYSEDACWPPLEPLARLLGCQAVLLARESGGGPFDERLSGLWWQLAAALRASGVNAPLPQGCASATVELRGEGDVSHDLARKDAQAIFSFLEHAGALAAAATPSLPPLACKPTPLAGSQTLRSPVPGVLVFLVRPGGRVDVGDVVAEVIDPTAAGQARVHEVRAEVPGVLYATVRERYIVAGGEVGKIAGATPFRSGDLLGA, via the coding sequence ATGCAACGCACCGAATACCCTCTGCTGAGCCCGAGCCTGGGCAGCCAGAAAGCCCTGGTGGCTTTTCACTTCGGTACGCCCGGCGCACGGCCCAAGGTCTACATCCAGGCCAGCCTGCACGCCGAAGAGTTGCCCGGCATGCTGGTCGCGCACCACCTGCGTCAGCGGCTGGAGGCGGCCGACGCCGCAGGCCTGCTGCGCGGCGAGGTGATCCTGGTGCCTGCGGCCAATCCGATCGGTCTGAGCCAACGCCTGGACCACCGCGCCATGGGCCGGTTCGAATTCGACACCGCACAAAACTTCAACCGCCACTACCCGGACATGGCTGAAGCGGTGCTGGCCGATGCCCGCTCCCGGCTGGGTCCCGACGCCCAAGCCAATCTGGCCACGGTGCGCCAACTGGTCGGCCAGTGGCTGACCCAGTGGCAACCGGCCAGCGAACTCGACAGCCTGCGCCGGCAGTTGCTGCTGCTCTCGCACGACGCTGACCTCGTGCTTGACCTGCATTGCGACAACGACGCGGTGATGCACCTCTACAGCGAAGACGCCTGCTGGCCTCCGCTTGAACCGCTGGCGCGCCTGCTGGGCTGCCAGGCCGTGCTGCTGGCGCGCGAGTCGGGTGGCGGGCCTTTTGACGAACGCCTCTCGGGCCTGTGGTGGCAGTTGGCCGCCGCCCTGCGCGCATCGGGTGTCAACGCTCCCCTGCCCCAAGGCTGCGCCAGTGCCACGGTGGAACTGCGTGGCGAGGGCGATGTGTCGCACGACCTGGCGCGCAAAGACGCCCAAGCCATCTTCTCGTTCCTGGAACATGCAGGCGCCCTGGCCGCTGCCGCAACACCCTCTTTGCCCCCCTTGGCCTGCAAGCCCACGCCGCTGGCGGGTTCGCAGACCTTGCGCTCGCCGGTGCCGGGTGTGCTGGTGTTTCTGGTGAGACCCGGCGGTCGTGTGGACGTGGGTGACGTGGTGGCCGAGGTGATCGACCCCACAGCCGCGGGGCAGGCCCGGGTGCATGAGGTGCGCGCCGAGGTTCCGGGCGTGCTGTACGCCACCGTGCGCGAACGCTACATCGTTGCAGGCGGCGAGGTCGGCAAGATCGCCGGCGCCACACCGTTCCGCTCCGGCGACCTGCTGGGCGCCTGA
- a CDS encoding penicillin acylase family protein yields the protein MRWIKRFFKLLVVLLVAAVAAAAFYAQRSLPKMDGRLQLGGLAAPVAVHRDASDVTHILASRATDAWKALGHVHAQERGWQLEFNRRVMRGALSEVLGPATLETDKLMRTLGIREAARRQWEGLPPDARLALQAYSDGINAFFAHSSQALSPEFVLLGTDPGPEARAGRYWDPLDSVGWSIMMALDLGGNWGNEFARLTALQSIDTPALWELFPPYPGETPAATADLAGLYRGLGLYRPAPVSTSSHTPEPKTMAALIGRDMERWTRELGNIEGKGSNNWVVSGARSKTGMPLLANDPHLGLSAPAIWYFARLQAPDADGVKGMDVIGATLPGTPFVVLGRTAQVAWGFTNTGPDVQDLYIEQINPANPAQYRVPGSTAEPVWADFSLRMETIRVKNQPDVSHMVRSTRHGPVISDAQARHGEVIDTGKFVLALRWTALDADNRNVVATLESNRAQSVADLTKAFADFHSPMQNVLMADRSGVIAYKAVGRVPLRLADNDIRGVAPAPGWEARYDWVGWLPYEDTPQDAGERGWIATANQRIHAADYPHFITQDWAAPYRQERIEALLEATPQHTVASFQAMHGDLQSAATVRLLPYLRKTPSSHALAAAAQAQLKDFSGEMRGSLAAPLIYTAWVDAFTRQVVGERLGQARFETLYGKRLFRNAVEGILERNDASWCGAAGCEAASTRALDRALDQLRQKHGDDVTAWRWAEAHPAISIHRPLSNVKALAPFFEVRTPTGGDPFTVNVGQYHLDKADAPFANRHAASLRAIYDLADMDNSRFIYQTGQSGNVFSGRYRDMSKTWGAVEYRALSMKPGEWASTLELVP from the coding sequence GTGGCGGCCGTGGCCGCCGCTGCGTTTTACGCACAACGCAGCCTGCCGAAGATGGACGGGCGGTTGCAGCTCGGCGGCCTGGCCGCGCCTGTGGCGGTGCACCGGGATGCCAGCGACGTCACGCACATCCTGGCCAGCCGTGCAACCGATGCCTGGAAAGCCCTGGGCCATGTGCATGCGCAGGAGCGTGGCTGGCAACTGGAGTTCAATCGCCGCGTGATGCGCGGCGCTCTCTCGGAAGTGCTGGGTCCGGCCACGCTGGAGACCGACAAGCTCATGCGCACACTGGGCATCCGCGAAGCCGCCAGACGGCAGTGGGAGGGACTGCCGCCCGATGCGCGCCTGGCCCTGCAGGCGTACAGCGACGGGATCAACGCCTTCTTTGCCCACAGCTCGCAAGCGCTGTCGCCCGAGTTCGTGTTGCTCGGCACTGACCCGGGGCCCGAGGCCCGCGCCGGGCGCTACTGGGATCCGCTGGACAGCGTAGGCTGGTCCATCATGATGGCGCTGGACCTGGGCGGCAACTGGGGCAACGAGTTTGCGCGCCTCACGGCGCTGCAATCCATCGACACGCCGGCACTGTGGGAACTGTTCCCGCCGTACCCCGGCGAAACACCCGCGGCCACGGCCGACCTGGCCGGTCTTTACCGCGGCCTCGGCCTGTACCGGCCGGCGCCGGTGAGCACATCCAGCCACACACCCGAACCCAAGACCATGGCCGCGCTGATCGGCCGCGACATGGAGCGCTGGACCCGGGAGCTGGGCAACATCGAAGGCAAAGGATCGAACAACTGGGTGGTGTCGGGCGCGCGCAGCAAGACCGGCATGCCCTTGCTGGCCAACGACCCGCACCTGGGTTTGAGCGCACCCGCCATCTGGTACTTCGCGCGCTTGCAGGCGCCCGACGCAGACGGCGTCAAGGGCATGGACGTGATCGGCGCCACGCTGCCGGGCACGCCATTCGTGGTGCTGGGCCGCACTGCGCAGGTGGCCTGGGGTTTCACCAACACCGGCCCCGACGTGCAGGACCTTTACATCGAACAGATCAACCCGGCCAACCCGGCGCAGTACCGTGTGCCGGGCAGCACTGCCGAGCCTGTCTGGGCCGACTTCAGCCTGCGCATGGAAACCATCCGCGTGAAGAACCAGCCCGACGTGAGCCACATGGTGCGCAGCACGCGCCACGGCCCGGTGATCAGCGACGCGCAGGCGCGCCATGGCGAGGTCATCGACACCGGCAAGTTTGTGCTGGCCTTGCGCTGGACGGCCCTGGACGCCGACAACCGCAACGTGGTGGCCACGCTCGAATCGAACCGCGCGCAGTCGGTGGCCGATCTCACCAAAGCCTTTGCCGATTTCCACTCGCCCATGCAGAACGTGCTGATGGCCGACCGCAGTGGCGTGATTGCCTACAAGGCGGTGGGCCGGGTGCCGCTGCGATTGGCCGACAACGACATCCGCGGCGTGGCGCCTGCGCCGGGCTGGGAAGCGCGCTACGACTGGGTGGGCTGGCTCCCCTATGAAGACACGCCGCAGGACGCGGGCGAACGCGGCTGGATCGCCACCGCCAACCAGCGCATCCACGCCGCCGACTACCCCCACTTCATCACGCAGGACTGGGCCGCGCCGTACCGCCAGGAACGCATCGAAGCGTTGCTGGAAGCCACGCCGCAACACACGGTGGCGTCGTTCCAGGCCATGCACGGCGACCTGCAATCGGCCGCCACCGTGCGCCTGCTGCCGTACCTGCGGAAGACACCGTCGAGCCATGCGCTCGCTGCGGCCGCGCAAGCACAGCTCAAGGACTTCAGCGGCGAGATGCGGGGCAGCCTGGCGGCTCCATTGATCTACACGGCCTGGGTCGATGCCTTCACGCGCCAGGTGGTGGGCGAGCGCCTGGGGCAGGCGCGCTTCGAGACGCTGTACGGCAAACGGCTGTTTCGCAACGCGGTCGAAGGCATCCTGGAGCGCAACGACGCATCGTGGTGCGGTGCTGCCGGCTGCGAGGCAGCCAGCACGCGGGCCTTGGACCGTGCACTCGACCAATTGAGGCAGAAGCACGGCGACGACGTGACCGCCTGGCGCTGGGCCGAGGCCCACCCGGCGATCTCCATCCACCGGCCCCTGAGCAATGTGAAAGCGCTGGCGCCGTTCTTTGAGGTGCGCACGCCCACAGGCGGCGATCCGTTCACGGTCAACGTAGGCCAGTACCACCTGGACAAGGCCGATGCGCCATTCGCCAACCGGCATGCGGCCAGCCTGCGCGCCATCTACGACCTGGCCGACATGGACAACTCGCGCTTCATCTACCAGACCGGGCAGAGCGGCAACGTGTTTTCAGGCCGCTACCGCGACATGAGCAAGACCTGGGGCGCGGTGGAATACCGCGCCCTCTCGATGAAGCCCGGCGAGTGGGCCTCGACGCTGGAGCTCGTGCCCTGA
- a CDS encoding ABC transporter permease, giving the protein MSGYFSSILQGALLTVGVSLAALMVAVLLGLLGAVAKLSGRPILVGLATVYTTLVRGVPELVLMLLIYYGGTIGLNNLLEAMGSKASVDINPFLAGVLTIGFIYGAYMTETFRGAILSIPKGQMEAAWAFGMGPVRTFLRITAPQMVRYALPGFTNNWLVLIKATALVSLIGLQEMTYLAKQASAATREPFTFFLFAAALFLVYTSVSLWALRWLDRRFSLGVKRANA; this is encoded by the coding sequence TTGTCCGGCTACTTCAGCTCGATCCTGCAGGGCGCCCTCCTCACGGTGGGCGTATCACTGGCCGCCTTGATGGTGGCCGTGCTGCTGGGTCTGCTGGGTGCTGTGGCCAAACTGTCCGGCCGCCCCATCCTGGTGGGGCTGGCCACGGTTTACACCACGCTGGTGCGGGGTGTGCCCGAGCTGGTGCTCATGCTGCTCATCTATTACGGCGGCACGATCGGCCTGAACAACCTGCTCGAAGCGATGGGCAGCAAGGCTTCGGTCGACATCAACCCGTTTCTCGCCGGCGTGCTCACCATCGGCTTCATTTATGGCGCCTACATGACCGAGACTTTCCGCGGCGCCATCCTCTCGATCCCCAAAGGCCAGATGGAAGCAGCCTGGGCCTTCGGCATGGGACCTGTGCGCACGTTTCTGCGCATCACCGCACCGCAGATGGTCCGTTATGCCCTCCCCGGCTTCACCAACAACTGGCTGGTCCTGATCAAGGCCACCGCGCTCGTCAGCCTGATCGGCCTGCAGGAAATGACCTACCTGGCCAAGCAGGCGAGTGCTGCCACGCGCGAGCCCTTCACCTTCTTCCTCTTCGCCGCGGCGCTGTTCCTGGTCTACACCTCGGTGTCGCTGTGGGCGCTGCGCTGGCTGGACCGACGCTTCAGCCTCGGCGTGAAACGCGCCAACGCCTGA
- a CDS encoding ABC transporter permease yields the protein MKWEVIFRPSTLAMYGEGLITTLWLLLSSLGVGTVLAVLFALALTSPIKPLRWLVGAYTYVIRGTPLLIQLYLIYYGLAQLDWIQDRWNDVWPWTHFKEPFFCALLAFSLNTAGYTAEMLAGAIRETSAGEIEAAQAMGMSPATAMRRIVLPSAIRRTLPAYSNEVVMMLHATSLASTVPAMLDVTAAASRIYSDFYLPFEAYIFAAAIYLTITFSLVGLFKLAERRFLAHLAPRGH from the coding sequence ATGAAGTGGGAAGTCATTTTTCGCCCCAGCACCTTGGCCATGTACGGCGAAGGGCTAATCACCACCTTGTGGCTTCTGCTCTCGTCGCTGGGCGTGGGTACGGTGCTCGCCGTGCTGTTTGCGCTGGCCTTGACGAGCCCGATCAAACCCCTGCGCTGGCTCGTCGGCGCCTACACCTACGTCATCCGCGGCACGCCACTGCTGATCCAGCTCTACCTCATTTACTACGGCCTGGCGCAACTGGACTGGATCCAGGACCGCTGGAACGATGTGTGGCCCTGGACGCATTTCAAAGAGCCGTTTTTCTGCGCGCTGCTGGCCTTCAGCCTGAACACCGCGGGCTACACCGCCGAGATGCTGGCGGGAGCGATCCGCGAAACCTCGGCCGGTGAAATTGAAGCGGCTCAGGCCATGGGCATGAGCCCGGCCACCGCCATGCGCCGCATCGTGCTGCCCAGCGCCATCCGCCGCACGCTGCCGGCCTACAGCAACGAGGTGGTGATGATGCTGCACGCCACCAGCCTGGCCAGCACCGTGCCCGCCATGCTGGACGTGACCGCTGCGGCCAGCCGCATCTATTCCGACTTCTACCTGCCCTTCGAGGCCTACATCTTTGCCGCCGCGATCTACCTGACCATCACCTTCAGCCTGGTGGGCTTGTTCAAGCTCGCCGAGCGGCGTTTCCTGGCCCATCTGGCACCGCGCGGCCATTGA